One window from the genome of Candidatus Zixiibacteriota bacterium encodes:
- a CDS encoding cytochrome b N-terminal domain-containing protein codes for MGGGSGPKARGGRVYRWLDERYEIENLVAYMGHKQVPQHRASFWYYFGGISLFLFSVQVVTGLLLLMYYRPGADSAYESVQYIVAEVPFGWLMRSIHSWSANLMILAVFIHMFSVFFSASYRKPRELTWLSGIALLGLALAFGFSGYLLPWNELAYFATRVGTGMAGAVPLIGGPLLTIMRGGEEVTGATIGRFFGLHVAILPGITTVVLAAHLIFIQRQGMSEPLAWQALPAEARRYEKFFPHFLLKDLLVWLIVLNILAVLAVLFPDGIGVVHWPLGEKADPLAPAPAAIKPEWYFMFAFQALKFLPAHIGFIEGELFGILVFTAGGVIWALIPFLDRPSARGGRSPKALAFGAAVAAFMIVMTILGYLLE; via the coding sequence ATGGGGGGCGGGTCCGGGCCGAAGGCGCGGGGGGGGCGGGTGTACCGCTGGCTCGACGAGCGGTACGAGATCGAGAACCTCGTCGCCTACATGGGCCACAAGCAGGTGCCGCAGCACCGGGCCTCGTTCTGGTACTACTTCGGCGGGATCTCGCTCTTCCTGTTTTCGGTGCAGGTCGTCACCGGCCTCCTGCTGCTCATGTACTACCGGCCGGGCGCAGACTCGGCCTACGAGTCGGTGCAGTACATCGTGGCGGAGGTGCCGTTCGGCTGGCTGATGCGGTCGATCCACTCGTGGTCGGCGAACCTGATGATCCTCGCGGTCTTCATTCACATGTTCAGCGTGTTCTTCTCGGCTTCCTACCGCAAGCCGCGGGAGCTGACCTGGCTGTCGGGGATCGCGCTGCTCGGCCTGGCCTTGGCATTCGGGTTCTCGGGGTATCTGCTGCCCTGGAACGAGCTGGCCTATTTTGCGACCCGGGTGGGGACGGGGATGGCGGGGGCGGTGCCGTTGATCGGCGGCCCGCTGCTGACGATCATGCGCGGGGGCGAGGAGGTAACGGGGGCGACCATCGGGCGGTTCTTCGGCCTCCACGTCGCGATTCTCCCGGGGATCACGACCGTGGTGCTCGCGGCGCACCTCATCTTCATCCAGCGCCAGGGCATGAGCGAGCCGCTCGCGTGGCAGGCGCTTCCGGCCGAGGCGCGCCGGTACGAAAAGTTCTTCCCCCATTTCCTGCTCAAGGATCTGCTGGTCTGGCTGATCGTGCTCAATATCCTGGCGGTGCTGGCAGTGCTCTTCCCGGATGGAATCGGGGTCGTCCACTGGCCGCTGGGGGAGAAGGCGGACCCGCTGGCCCCGGCGCCGGCAGCGATCAAGCCGGAGTGGTATTTCATGTTCGCGTTCCAGGCGCTGAAGTTTCTCCCGGCGCACATCGGGTTTATCGAGGGGGAGCTGTTCGGCATTCTCGTGTTCACGGCGGGCGGCGTGATCTGGGCGCTGATCCCGTTCCTCGACCGTCCCTCCGCGCGCGGCGGGCGGTCGCCCAAAGCGCTCGCCTTCGGTGCGGCGGTGGCGGCTTTCATGATTGTCATGACCATCCTCGGATACCTGCTGGAGTAG
- a CDS encoding ubiquinol-cytochrome c reductase iron-sulfur subunit, which produces MAEKNTDRRGFLNLILGGSALATLGAIIYPIIKYITPPAVAETDVALKKLEFTQADLEAAEQKQKYFKFGRDLGIVFVTDKGEVRACAATCTHLDCTVQNRPDEGILWCACHNGKYSYDGRNISGPPPRPLAPYRVNIIDGEIIVSKEEA; this is translated from the coding sequence GTGGCTGAGAAAAACACGGACCGTCGCGGTTTTCTGAATCTGATCCTCGGGGGCAGCGCCCTCGCCACGCTCGGGGCGATCATCTATCCCATCATCAAGTACATCACGCCGCCGGCGGTGGCGGAGACGGATGTCGCGCTGAAAAAGCTGGAGTTCACGCAGGCGGATCTGGAGGCGGCGGAGCAGAAGCAGAAGTATTTCAAGTTCGGGCGGGACCTGGGGATCGTCTTCGTGACCGACAAGGGAGAAGTGCGGGCGTGCGCGGCGACCTGCACGCACCTGGACTGCACGGTGCAGAACCGGCCGGACGAGGGGATCCTGTGGTGCGCCTGCCACAACGGGAAGTACAGCTACGACGGCCGAAACATCTCGGGCCCGCCGCCGCGGCCGCTGGCGCCCTACCGGGTGAACATCATCGACGGCGAGATCATCGTGAGCAAGGAGGAGGCGTGA